In Cryptomeria japonica chromosome 10, Sugi_1.0, whole genome shotgun sequence, a genomic segment contains:
- the LOC131052418 gene encoding uncharacterized protein LOC131052418: MSSMEEGSCVATLAERELARRSHILSRLIERNRALARRDLERKAEKLAVSSPSRVEPPTPPLFYRSSPRPVPVREYEEDLKHLQSLRAEVEHLGKTQEPPTTPKIKCEKRNPCVGQNRRSDAKGVMVLVKSSEGARRREMSGAAAPACKLLHSPPVSEVNLAAVAAAMKVRVKAADMPPILQERAFRCARQCLDSMDKLNSKRVALILKKEFDTSYGHAWHCIVGTSFGSFVTHSLGGFLYFSVDKVSILLFKTTVEPLDQ, translated from the exons ATGAGTTCAATGGAAGAGGGCTCTTGCGTGGCCACACTTGCAGAGCGAGAACTTGCTAGAAGAAGCCACATTCTGAGCCGATTGATTGAAAGAAACAGGGCTCTGGCCAGGCGGGACCTGGAAAGAAAGGCAGAGAAATTGGCAGTTTCGTCGCCCAGCAGAGTCGAGCCGCCGACCCCTCCCCTGTTTTACAGAAGCAGCCCGCGGCCTGTTCCAGTCCGCGAGTATGAAGAGGACTTGAAGCATTTGCAGAGTTTGCGGGCTGAAGTGGAGCATCTTGGCAAGACGCAGGAGCCTCCCACCACGCCCAAGATCAAATGTGAGAAGAGGAATCCTTGTGTGGGTCAGAATCGGAGAAGCGATGCTAAGGGTGTCATGGTGCTCGTCAAGTCCAGTGAAGGGGCTCGGAGGCGTGAAATGAGTGGCGCTGCTGCTCCTGCTTGTAAACTTTTGCATTCGCCGCCAGTTTCGGAGGTGAATTTGGCGGCGGTGGCAGCTGCGATGAAAGTGAGAGTGAAGGCCGCCGATATGCCGCCGATTCTGCAAGAGCGCGCTTTTAGATGCGCTCGACAGTGCTTGGATTCCATGGACAAGCTTAACAGCAAGCGAGTTGCCTTGATTTTGAAGAAG GAATTTGACACATCTTATGGCCATGCTTGGCACTGCATTGTTGGAACAAGCTTTGGATCATTTGTTACACATTCTCTGGGAGGGTTCTTGTACTTCTCTGTGGACAAGGTATCCATTCTCCTCTTCAAAACTACGGTCGAACCCTTGGACCAATAG